Proteins from a genomic interval of Rhodococcoides fascians A25f:
- a CDS encoding DUF2848 domain-containing protein, whose amino-acid sequence MLTFTLPDGSTESVEVTALLNAGYAGRNQEEVASHIAELAELGVPAPTVTPALYPISPYLAQQTDAVAVQHGRTSGEAEWALVILGDTVDDVLLTVACDHTDRDLEVHSVAWSKNAAPDVLGAGAWRLSEVADRLDDITLTGWADGVLIQSGTLGDLLAPQYWLDVLTERGLFSRGTVLISGTISMHHGVNQFSDAWKVEMGDPATGNTLTCEYKTNLMPAPIG is encoded by the coding sequence ATGCTCACATTCACGTTGCCCGACGGCTCGACCGAGTCGGTAGAAGTGACCGCACTGCTCAATGCGGGCTATGCCGGACGCAACCAGGAGGAGGTGGCGTCGCATATCGCCGAGCTGGCCGAACTGGGCGTTCCCGCTCCGACGGTGACCCCGGCGCTGTATCCCATCTCGCCGTACCTGGCGCAGCAGACCGATGCCGTCGCCGTCCAGCACGGTCGCACCTCGGGTGAGGCGGAATGGGCTCTGGTGATCCTGGGCGACACGGTCGACGACGTGCTGCTCACGGTGGCATGCGACCACACTGACCGTGACCTGGAAGTTCACAGCGTCGCGTGGAGCAAGAACGCGGCTCCCGACGTGCTCGGCGCCGGTGCGTGGCGGTTGAGCGAGGTGGCCGACCGACTGGACGACATCACCCTGACCGGGTGGGCCGACGGAGTGCTCATCCAGTCGGGAACGCTCGGTGATCTTCTCGCTCCGCAGTACTGGCTGGACGTGCTCACCGAACGTGGACTGTTCTCGCGTGGAACGGTATTGATCTCGGGCACCATCTCGATGCACCACGGGGTGAATCAGTTCTCCGACGCCTGGAAGGTGGAGATGGGCGACCCCGCAACCGGCAACACGTTGACCTGCGAATACAAGACGAATCTGATGCCAGCTCCAATTGGTTGA
- a CDS encoding MFS transporter, which yields MTEPVSVDRKGLAKAFAASLTGTALEWYDFAVYSAAAALVFPLVFFPDSDPLTGTLLAFSTYAVGYIARPVGGFVFGRLGDVIGRKQLLVITLMLIGVTTFAIGLIPGYDTIGIAAPIILVTMRFCQGVAVGGEWGGAVLLSSEYGDPRKRGFWSSAAQIGPPAGNLLANGALAILTLSLTDQQFESWGWRVAFLFSAVLVGFGLWIRLKLEDTPVFKALQESGDRSEAPISEVFKTELRPLVAGIMSRVAPDVIYALFTVFSITYGTQKLGFERSEVLTAILIGSACQLGLIPLAGAVSDRINRRLVYGVAAVGGVAWSALFFLVIGGGSLPLLILGVVVGLAFHSFMYGPQAAFVTEQFSVRLRSTGSSLAYTIAGVFGGAMAPLIFVYLLDKTDSWVPIAGYIVIVGAVTLVGLALGRNPDPTEDEHYVLLNQENEKATRAAESEV from the coding sequence ATGACCGAACCTGTTTCGGTAGATAGAAAGGGCCTGGCCAAGGCCTTCGCGGCCAGCCTGACCGGAACGGCATTGGAGTGGTACGACTTCGCCGTCTACTCGGCCGCCGCCGCGCTGGTGTTTCCGCTGGTCTTCTTCCCGGACAGCGACCCGCTGACCGGCACATTGCTCGCCTTCTCCACCTACGCCGTCGGGTACATCGCCCGTCCGGTCGGTGGATTCGTCTTCGGGCGGCTCGGCGACGTCATCGGGCGAAAACAGCTCCTCGTCATCACCCTGATGCTGATCGGCGTCACCACATTCGCCATCGGCTTGATCCCCGGATACGACACCATCGGCATCGCGGCCCCGATCATTCTCGTCACCATGCGGTTCTGCCAGGGCGTGGCCGTCGGCGGCGAGTGGGGTGGTGCCGTTCTGCTCTCCAGCGAATACGGCGATCCCCGCAAGCGCGGGTTCTGGTCCTCCGCGGCACAGATCGGGCCACCCGCGGGCAACCTGCTCGCCAACGGCGCACTTGCAATCCTGACGCTGTCGTTGACCGACCAGCAGTTCGAGTCCTGGGGATGGCGTGTTGCATTCCTCTTCTCGGCCGTACTCGTCGGATTCGGCCTGTGGATCCGACTGAAGCTCGAGGACACCCCGGTGTTCAAAGCACTTCAGGAGAGCGGTGATCGCTCCGAAGCCCCGATCAGCGAGGTGTTCAAGACCGAACTCCGTCCACTGGTGGCAGGCATCATGTCTCGCGTCGCGCCGGACGTCATCTACGCACTGTTCACGGTCTTCTCCATCACCTACGGCACCCAGAAGTTGGGCTTCGAGCGCAGCGAGGTTCTCACGGCCATTCTGATCGGATCGGCATGCCAGCTCGGCCTGATCCCGCTCGCCGGAGCGGTCTCCGACCGCATCAACCGGCGCCTCGTCTACGGCGTCGCAGCCGTGGGCGGTGTTGCCTGGAGCGCACTCTTCTTCCTCGTCATCGGCGGAGGATCTCTACCGCTGCTGATCCTGGGTGTGGTTGTGGGCCTGGCGTTCCACTCGTTCATGTACGGGCCACAGGCAGCATTCGTCACCGAGCAGTTCAGCGTGCGATTGCGCTCCACGGGTAGCTCGTTGGCGTACACGATTGCCGGAGTGTTCGGCGGAGCGATGGCACCGCTGATCTTCGTGTACCTGCTGGACAAGACGGACAGTTGGGTACCGATCGCCGGATACATCGTGATCGTCGGTGCCGTCACACTCGTCGGCCTCGCACTCGGGCGCAACCCCGACCCCACCGAGGACGAGCACTACGTGCTCCTGAACCAGGAGAACGAAAAGGCTACGCGCGCAGCAGAGTCTGAAGTGTGA